From the genome of Deltaproteobacteria bacterium, one region includes:
- a CDS encoding ABC transporter permease, translating into MKEKKFSSVPYKIGKPLFYAYCISTLFFLIMPLFIVLPISFSSSRYLEFPPAGFSLKWYDNYFSSRSWLSATRVSLEVAGIVTVLASIFGTLASFAFVRMQFRGKGAVYSFMISPMMVPLIIIAICIYFLFAHLHLIGTVTGLVIAHTILATPFVIVNVSATLKGLDLSYERAAMNLGATPFKSFWYVVFPMIRPGILSGAIFAFATSFDELVIALFISGSTAVTLPRMMWDGIRMEINPTIAAVSSLLIGISATFLIVLELTRKRNQPSRT; encoded by the coding sequence ATGAAAGAAAAGAAATTCTCCTCTGTGCCATACAAGATAGGCAAACCTCTGTTTTATGCATACTGCATCTCGACTTTGTTCTTCTTAATCATGCCTCTGTTCATCGTCCTTCCTATCTCTTTCAGCAGTTCGAGATATCTCGAGTTCCCTCCCGCGGGATTTTCGTTGAAATGGTACGATAATTACTTCAGCAGCCGAAGCTGGTTATCTGCCACCCGTGTGAGCCTGGAAGTTGCCGGTATCGTGACCGTCCTCGCCAGCATTTTCGGAACGCTTGCCTCTTTTGCTTTTGTCAGAATGCAATTTCGCGGGAAAGGGGCCGTGTATTCCTTCATGATATCTCCAATGATGGTTCCCCTTATCATTATCGCCATATGCATCTACTTTCTCTTCGCGCATCTCCACCTGATTGGAACGGTGACCGGGCTCGTGATCGCCCATACGATTCTGGCAACTCCTTTTGTCATCGTTAATGTGTCGGCGACCTTGAAAGGCCTCGATTTGTCCTATGAGCGGGCTGCCATGAATCTCGGAGCAACGCCCTTCAAATCATTCTGGTACGTTGTTTTCCCTATGATCAGACCCGGGATCCTCTCAGGTGCTATCTTTGCTTTTGCCACATCTTTTGACGAGCTGGTGATCGCTCTTTTCATATCAGGCAGCACCGCTGTCACGCTTCCAAGAATGATGTGGGACGGCATCCGAATGGAGATCAATCCCACAATAGCTGCCGTTTCCAGCCTCTTGATCGGAATTTCAGCCACGTTTCTCATCGTTCTTGAACTGACCAGAAAGAGGAATCAACCTTCAAGAACCTAG